TAGTTCTTTCTTTAATTGTTTGTAATTTGGCTCTTTTTGGCCTACCAACGTCCAAAATTTGGCCGAATGATTGAGATGTTTGGTATGGCACAATTCGTGAATGAGCACGTAACGCACCAGGGCAGGGGGCAGGAAGAGGAGTTTATAATTTAGGCTGATTGTCTTGCGGCCAGAGCAGCTACCCCACCGAGTCTTTTGGCCCCGAAAAGTCACCCGGTCAAAAGGCAGTTGTTCAACTTGACCAAGCTGGCGCAACCAGGGCGTCAGATGCTGTTTGGCTTTGCGGGCGACCCACTTGCGCAGCGCGGTTTGGCACTGGTCAACATCAGCCACATTACCGCTCAAGATCAGCCGTTGCCCGGCTTTTTCGGTAACGGTGATCTGCGCCGACGACGTGGGCCGGTAGGCCACCGACCACGTTTCGGCAACGGCCTGGAGCCGGATTTGTTCCGGCAGGGCCGGCTCTCCGGCCAAAAAGAGGCGGCGTTCTTCAAGGCGTTTGACGGTCCGTTTGATCCAGGCCTGCTTTTTTTGCAAAATATCAGGGATACGCCGGCGGTTGAAACCCCGGGGAATCACCACCTCCAGGCCACGTTCCAGGGAAATTTTCAGATTGACGTGTCTGGCGCGGGCGCTTTCCCGGACGGTATAGGCGGGCAACGTGGTCATAGGGCTATAATTTCAAAAAACTCCGGTTAACTTCCCAGGGATAGATGATCCAGTCGTCAGTTTCAACGGCATAGAAGTCGGGAGTTTTGTCTTCAAATTGAGAAAATTGTGGCTTGTAATGCAGCACTACCGACACCGGCCGTCCTCCGACCTGCTCCACCCGTTCACTCACGCTCACCACCTCTCGCCCGCGATACCAAACATCATCAACAATGAGCACGCGCTTGCCGCGCAAAAAACTATCGGCCGGAAATTGCATAAACACCGGCCAATCCAAATTATGCTCTGGGTCCTCGTAAAAGTCCACAGAAGCCACCAAGATTTGCTGAATCCCAAGCTGCTCGGCAATGATTCCGCCGGGCACAATCCCTCCCCGGGTAATAGCAATAACCACATCGTAATTGTAATGTTGCAGGCGGGGCACCAGTTCACGGCTCAATAAATGGTCCACCTCCGTCCAGGAAAGATAGATTTTTTTGGCCTCGCCCATTTTTTGCTCCCTGACTTAAGGCATTGTGGTTTTAGTCGTTCCATTCACCGCTCAAGCTTACCGCTGCTTATCATTCGACGAACGACGGACGACGAGCGACTAAATTTCGTCGTTGGTCATTGGTCGTTGGTCGTTCGTCATTGGTCGTTGGTCGTTATTCCACACAGGTCAAGTCTTTGATTTTGGCAAACGTGGCCTCGCCAATGCCGCTA
This genomic interval from Anaerolineae bacterium contains the following:
- a CDS encoding phosphoribosyltransferase, with the protein product MGEAKKIYLSWTEVDHLLSRELVPRLQHYNYDVVIAITRGGIVPGGIIAEQLGIQQILVASVDFYEDPEHNLDWPVFMQFPADSFLRGKRVLIVDDVWYRGREVVSVSERVEQVGGRPVSVVLHYKPQFSQFEDKTPDFYAVETDDWIIYPWEVNRSFLKL
- a CDS encoding M48 family metallopeptidase yields the protein MTTLPAYTVRESARARHVNLKISLERGLEVVIPRGFNRRRIPDILQKKQAWIKRTVKRLEERRLFLAGEPALPEQIRLQAVAETWSVAYRPTSSAQITVTEKAGQRLILSGNVADVDQCQTALRKWVARKAKQHLTPWLRQLGQVEQLPFDRVTFRGQKTRWGSCSGRKTISLNYKLLFLPPALVRYVLIHELCHTKHLNHSAKFWTLVGQKEPNYKQLKKELRASWCYVPGWVQD